A single Aspergillus chevalieri M1 DNA, chromosome 3, nearly complete sequence DNA region contains:
- a CDS encoding uncharacterized protein (SECRETED:SignalP(1-24)): protein MYVNTSKLATVALATILSANSVLSAPIAGRSSNLLTRDPRGSHGSTSHKVSDVTGAISDGTGAIADAMTLQEYLNQKRSPRGHHSGSGSSTGERVSTWTGALGDITGMGADAATIAEAANNQKRSPRGHHHSSSSSSTGERVSTWTGALGDITGMGADAATIAEAANNQKRSPKGHGSSHGGSSSSDKALNGLDAAGNIVGIGADAATIAEAANNQKRSPKGHGSSHGGSSSSSSDKALNGLDAAGNIVGIGADATTIAEAANNQKRSPKGHGSSHGGSSSSDKALNGLDAAGNIVGIGADAATIAEAANQKRAPKGHRSSSSGKALDGLDATSNIVGIGADITTIADAANQKRAPKGHGGSSSSSSDKALNGLDAAGNIVGIGADAATIAEAANQKRSPKGHGGSSSSSSDKALNGLDATSNIVGIGADITTIADAANQKRAPKGHGRPSSSSSSDKALNGLDAAGNLVGIGADAATIAEAANQKRSPKGHGSSHGGSSSSDKALNGLDAAGNIVGIGADAATIAEAANNQKRAPKGHGGSSSSGKALNGLDATSNIVGIGADLTTIADAASQ from the coding sequence ATGTATGTCAACACTTCCAAGCTTGCTACTGTGGCTCTTGCCACCATCCTCTCTGCCAACTCCGTCCTCAGTGCACCAATTGCTGGTCGCTCTTCCAACTTGTTGACCCGTGACCCCCGTGGCTCCCACGGCTCGACCTCCCACAAGGTCTCTGACGTTACTGGCGCCATCTCTGACGGTACTGGTGCGATCGCCGATGCCATGACCCTCCAGGAGTATCTGAACCAGAAGCGCAGCCCTCGCGGCCAccactctggctctggcagTTCCACTGGTGAACGGGTCTCGACTTGGACCGGTGCTTTGGGCGACATCACTGGCATGGGCGCTGATGCTGCCACTATTGCTGAGgccgccaacaaccaaaagcgtTCCCCTCGCGGCCACCACCACTCTAGCTCGAGCTCTTCCACCGGTGAACGGGTCTCAACTTGGACCGGTGCTTTGGGCGACATCACCGGTATGGGAGCCGATGCCGCTACTATCGCTGAGgccgccaacaaccaaaagcgttcgcccaaGGGCCATGGCTCTAGTCACGGTGGATCTAGCTCTTCTGATAAGGCCCTTAATGGCCTTGACGCCGCTGGTAACATCGTTGGTATCGGTGCTGACGCTGCGACCATCGCCGAggccgccaacaaccagaagcGTTCACCCAAGGGCCATGGTTCTAGCCATGGcggttcttcttcctcttccagcgACAAGGCTCTGAATGGCCTTGATGCCGCCGGTAACATCGTTGGCATCGGTGCTGACGCTACGACCATTGCCGAggccgccaacaaccagaagcGTTCGCCCAAGGGTCATGGCTCTAGCCACGGTGGATCTAGCTCTTCTGATAAGGCCCTGAATGGCCTTGACGCCGCCGGTAACATCGTCGGCATCGGTGCTGACGCTGCGACTATCGCTGAAGCCGCCAATCAGAAGCGTGCCCCCAAGGGTCACAGATCTAGCTCTAGCGGCAAGGCCCTCGATGGACTCGATGCCACCTCCAACATTGTCGGCATTGGTGCTGATATCACCACTATTGCTGACGCCGCTAACCAGAAGCGCGCCCCCAAGGGCCACGGtggctcttcttcctcttctagCGACAAGGCTCTGAATGGTCTTGACGCCGCTGGTAACATCGTTGGTATCGGCGCTGATGCTGCGACTATCGCTGAGGCTGCCAATCAGAAACGTTCTCCCAAAGGTCACGGtggttcctcttcttcatccagcGATAAGGCCTTGAACGGTCTCGATGCTACCTCCAACATTGTCGGCATTGGTGCTGATATCACCACTATTGCTGACGCCGCCAACCAGAAGCGCGCCCCCAAGGGCCATGGCCGTCCCAGCTCTTCCAGCTCTTCTGACAAGGCCCTGAACGGTCTCGATGCCGCTGGCAACCTCGTCGGCATCGGTGCTGACGCTGCGACCATCGCCGAAGCCGCCAACCAGAAGCGTTCGCCCAAGGGCCACGGCTCTAGCCACGGTGGATCTAGCTCTTCTGACAAGGCCCTGAATGGCCTCGATGCCGCCGGTAACATCGTTGGTATCGGTGCTGACGCTGCGACTATTGCCGAAGCtgccaacaaccagaagcGTGCCCCCAAGGGTCACGGTGGCTCTAGCTCTAGCGGCAAGGCCCTCAATGGACTCGATGCTACCTCCAacattgttggcattggTGCCGATCTCACCACAATCGCGGACGCCGCCAGCCAGTAG
- a CDS encoding uncharacterized protein (TransMembrane:1 (o30-50i)), producing METFNSDSASLSPVMDYMDCTDWTDVAMKFSMVMAVMAVMAETVFCCPFYRCQQYRLLQCCPPLSSAFYSVLCRPVLNSQYKYIPYAQSLRLPILSGILIQEPGGIGSFGLPSHAAKYSFVSGA from the coding sequence ATGGAGACTTTTAATTCTGACTCTGCATCGTTGAGCCCCGTCATGGATTATATGGACTGTACGGACTGGACAGATGTCGCGATGAAATTCAGcatggtgatggcggtgatGGCGGTGATGGCAGAAACTGTATTCTGCTGTCCATTCTACCGCTGCCAGCAATACAGACTGCTCCAATGTTGCCCACCATTATCTTCTGCTTTCTATTCTGTACTCTGTCGGCCAGTTCTCAATTCTCAATACAAATATATCCCATATGCCCAAAGCCTACGCTTGCCCATTCTCAGTGGCATCCTGATTCAGGAACCGGGTGGCATCGGATCCTTCGGGCTACCAAGCCACGCCGCAAAATACAGCTTTGTGAGTGGTGCTTAA
- a CDS encoding uncharacterized protein (COG:S;~EggNog:ENOG410PKA3;~InterPro:IPR036691): MLMFTRGAEHNDPKNPDPKGCTNDTHMENIDSKPESPSENMSGWLSYIHPIYLLMHWPNFVRIMAIQEPYINRHTDQVTTYSQMLGNRFDLLIKPTSKDTNVANMPQVCFFVSKALDPTKWAIQHHTKDLNILTLRTRIGPIHIHNAYNPSPVTGQPKPG; the protein is encoded by the exons ATGCTCATGTTCACTAGAGGAGCGGAACACAATGATCCCAAAAACCCTGACCCTAAGGGATGCACCAATGACACACATATGGAAAACATCGACTCAAAGCCGGAGAGTCCTTCGGAGAATATGAGTGGCTGGTTGAGCTATATTCATCCA ATATACCTCCTGATGCACTGGCCCAACTTCGTGAGGATCATGGCTATCCAGGAGCcctacatcaacagacaCACAGACCAAGTGACCACATATTCACAAATGCTTGGAAACCGCTTTGACCTCCTGATCAAGCCTACTAGTAAGGACACTAATGTGGCTAATATGCCACAGGTGTGCTTCTTTGTCAGCAAGGCACTGGATCCAACGAAGTGGGCGATACAGCATCATACTAAGGACCTGAACATCTTGACACTGCGCACAAGAATAGGCCCCATACACATTCATAACGCATATAACCCCAGCCCTGTCACAGGCCAACCCAAACCAGGCTGA